A section of the Deltaproteobacteria bacterium genome encodes:
- the sucD gene encoding succinate--CoA ligase subunit alpha produces MAVLVDKNTKVITQGITGSTGQFHTRGCRDYGTKMVAGVTPGKGGTDFEGIPIFDTVRQAREATGANASVIYVPPPFAADAILEALDAELDLVVCITEGIPVADMLKVKRAMCGRKTRLIGPNCPGIITPGQCKIGIMPGHIHRPGSIGIVSRSGTLTYEAVHQVTRIGLGQSTCVGIGGDPVKGMDFIEVLDLFEEDDKTEAIIMIGEIGGSAEENAATWIKANCTKPVVGFIGGQTAPKGKRMGHAGAIIAGGKGDAKSKIEAFHAAGIHVSMSPADLGKTLEEARAKHSKKISVRVSRAIKDAEPKLRKLEKRAESGLKKLEKKAESQVKKAANKAKAEGKKLFNRIKASVGGKKAPAKKKAARKAPKKKAAKKKK; encoded by the coding sequence ATGGCGGTACTCGTAGACAAGAACACGAAGGTCATTACCCAAGGCATCACCGGTTCGACCGGCCAGTTCCACACGCGGGGCTGCCGCGACTACGGCACCAAGATGGTGGCGGGGGTGACGCCGGGCAAGGGCGGGACCGACTTCGAGGGCATTCCGATATTCGATACCGTGCGGCAGGCACGGGAGGCCACCGGGGCGAATGCGAGCGTCATCTACGTGCCGCCTCCGTTTGCCGCCGACGCCATACTGGAGGCTCTCGACGCCGAACTGGATCTTGTCGTCTGCATCACCGAGGGAATCCCGGTTGCCGACATGCTGAAGGTGAAGCGGGCCATGTGCGGCCGCAAGACCCGGCTTATCGGCCCCAACTGCCCCGGTATCATCACTCCGGGACAGTGCAAGATCGGAATTATGCCGGGCCATATCCACCGGCCGGGCTCAATCGGCATCGTCTCCCGGTCGGGGACGCTCACCTATGAGGCCGTGCACCAGGTGACCCGGATCGGGCTCGGGCAGTCGACCTGTGTTGGTATTGGCGGCGATCCGGTGAAGGGAATGGACTTCATCGAGGTGCTGGATCTGTTCGAGGAAGACGACAAGACCGAGGCGATCATCATGATCGGCGAGATCGGCGGCAGTGCAGAGGAGAATGCCGCTACCTGGATCAAGGCCAACTGCACGAAGCCGGTTGTCGGGTTCATCGGCGGCCAGACGGCCCCGAAGGGCAAGCGCATGGGCCACGCCGGGGCGATCATCGCCGGCGGCAAGGGCGATGCGAAGAGCAAGATCGAGGCGTTCCATGCGGCGGGGATCCATGTCTCCATGTCGCCGGCTGACCTCGGCAAGACACTTGAGGAAGCACGCGCCAAACACTCGAAGAAGATTTCGGTGCGTGTCTCCAGGGCGATCAAGGACGCTGAACCGAAACTCCGCAAGCTGGAGAAGCGGGCCGAAAGCGGGCTCAAGAAGCTCGAAAAGAAGGCCGAATCGCAGGTAAAGAAGGCGGCAAACAAGGCGAAAGCCGAAGGCAAGAAGCTTTTCAACCGGATCAAGGCCAGCGTCGGCGGCAAGAAGGCGCCTGCAAAAAAGAAGGCCGCCCGGAAAGCGCCGAAGAAGAAAGCCGCGAAGAAAAAGAAGTAA
- a CDS encoding response regulator, with protein sequence MPRTIVHVDDDPVVLQLLATVLGRDGVRVVSVSNPLTAAKTIAENHPDLVICDISMPGKNGFEVIREIRYATPPVDCPVIFFSAMGDDVYLRMAMDLGAVDFVRKPASTSEIRARVKAWFAPEGDPARRQKHTVMRGQMDLLSVADMLRFFDLRRKSGIIKIWTNGERRGELHVSGSVVVNALDSQGSGEEAARRLLAVKSGEIEAVILDSVEARSGMQMPVSRLLGESLPPPPEEAG encoded by the coding sequence ATGCCGCGGACCATTGTCCATGTCGATGACGATCCCGTTGTCCTACAGCTACTCGCCACGGTGCTGGGGCGGGATGGTGTTCGTGTCGTGTCCGTCAGCAACCCGCTGACTGCCGCCAAAACGATCGCCGAAAACCATCCAGACCTCGTCATCTGTGATATCTCCATGCCCGGGAAAAACGGGTTCGAGGTCATCCGCGAAATCCGCTACGCCACCCCGCCGGTTGACTGTCCGGTTATTTTCTTTTCAGCGATGGGGGATGATGTCTATCTGCGGATGGCGATGGACCTCGGCGCAGTGGATTTCGTCCGCAAGCCGGCATCTACCTCTGAAATCCGTGCGCGCGTCAAGGCCTGGTTCGCACCGGAAGGTGATCCCGCCCGCCGGCAAAAACACACGGTGATGCGCGGCCAGATGGATCTGCTCAGCGTGGCCGACATGCTGAGGTTCTTCGACCTGCGCCGGAAATCCGGCATCATCAAGATCTGGACTAACGGGGAGCGCCGGGGGGAACTGCACGTTTCGGGAAGCGTGGTCGTGAATGCACTCGACTCGCAGGGGTCGGGCGAGGAAGCCGCCCGGCGGCTTCTGGCAGTGAAATCAGGTGAAATCGAAGCGGTGATACTGGACAGTGTGGAAGCCCGCTCCGGAATGCAGATGCCGGTTTCCAGGCTGCTGGGGGAGTCGCTGCCTCCTCCGCCCGAAGAAGCCGGCTGA
- the sucC gene encoding ADP-forming succinate--CoA ligase subunit beta translates to MNVHEYQGKEIFRKYGVPVPEGRTAKTADEAARIARDLASPVVVVKAQIHAGGRGKGGGVKVCKSPDEAREAAGRILGMTLVTHQTGPEGKKVHTVLVEKGAKIVRELYLAITLDREAGRLSFIASTEGGMEIEEVAHRTPEKIIRVAVDPASGVSACHGRELGYRLGLSGDTLKKFVDLTQKLYRCYLENDCSLVEINPLIVTAEGDVVALDAKLNMDDNAVFRHKDWEGLRDLNEEDPRETEAKKYDLSYVALDGTIGCMVNGAGLAMATMDIIKLYGAEPANFLDVGGGATAEKVKAAFQIILSDKSVKAVLVNIFGGIMKCDVIAQGVISAAKEMGLTVPVVVRLEGTNVELGKKLLSESGLKLVSADGLADAAEKVVRLSKEAR, encoded by the coding sequence TTGAACGTTCACGAATACCAGGGGAAAGAGATTTTCCGCAAATACGGCGTCCCGGTGCCTGAGGGCCGGACCGCGAAGACCGCGGACGAGGCCGCCCGGATCGCCCGGGATCTGGCCAGCCCGGTTGTCGTTGTGAAGGCGCAGATTCACGCCGGCGGCCGCGGCAAGGGCGGTGGCGTGAAGGTGTGCAAGAGCCCCGACGAGGCCCGCGAAGCGGCGGGCCGGATTCTGGGAATGACGCTCGTTACCCACCAGACCGGCCCCGAGGGGAAGAAGGTCCACACCGTGCTGGTGGAAAAGGGCGCGAAAATCGTCCGTGAGCTTTATCTCGCCATCACCCTGGACCGTGAGGCGGGGCGGCTGTCGTTCATCGCCTCGACCGAAGGCGGCATGGAGATCGAGGAAGTCGCGCACCGGACACCGGAGAAGATCATCCGTGTGGCGGTGGACCCGGCTTCGGGGGTCAGCGCCTGCCACGGCCGCGAACTAGGCTACCGGCTCGGCCTTTCAGGGGACACGCTGAAGAAGTTCGTCGACCTCACGCAGAAATTGTACCGCTGCTATCTCGAAAACGACTGTTCGCTGGTCGAGATTAATCCGCTCATCGTCACGGCAGAGGGCGATGTCGTCGCGCTGGACGCGAAGCTGAACATGGATGATAACGCCGTGTTCCGCCACAAGGACTGGGAAGGGCTGCGTGACCTCAACGAGGAAGACCCCCGCGAAACCGAGGCGAAGAAATACGACCTCTCCTATGTGGCCCTCGACGGAACGATCGGCTGCATGGTGAACGGCGCGGGCCTCGCCATGGCGACGATGGATATCATCAAGCTCTACGGCGCCGAGCCCGCGAACTTCCTTGATGTGGGCGGCGGCGCGACGGCCGAGAAGGTGAAGGCCGCGTTCCAGATCATCCTGTCCGACAAGTCGGTAAAGGCCGTGCTGGTCAACATCTTCGGCGGCATCATGAAGTGTGACGTGATCGCGCAGGGCGTGATCTCGGCGGCCAAGGAAATGGGGCTCACGGTCCCGGTGGTGGTCCGGCTGGAAGGTACAAACGTGGAACTGGGCAAGAAACTGCTCAGCGAGTCGGGGCTCAAGCTCGTTTCGGCCGACGGTCTTGCCGATGCGGCCGAGAAGGTCGTCCGGCTCTCGAAGGAGGCGCGCTAG
- a CDS encoding bacterioferritin — translation MKDAVRKKAVKFLNRILEMELAGAVHYTHYSFMVYGYNRIPIVSWLREQAAESLKHAETAGELVTTLGDHPSLGIGPLLETQKHDIGDILRESLNHERATLKLYEELLEAVEGEDVMLEEYAREHIYMETMHLGEVDKMLRKPGDISRFSKS, via the coding sequence ATGAAAGACGCTGTACGAAAAAAGGCCGTGAAGTTCCTGAACCGTATCCTGGAGATGGAGCTGGCTGGTGCCGTTCACTACACCCACTACTCGTTCATGGTTTATGGCTACAACCGGATTCCGATCGTGAGCTGGCTCCGGGAACAGGCCGCCGAGTCGCTCAAGCATGCGGAAACCGCCGGCGAACTGGTGACGACGCTGGGGGACCATCCCTCGCTCGGTATCGGACCGCTGCTGGAGACCCAGAAGCACGACATCGGGGACATCCTCCGGGAATCCCTCAACCACGAGCGGGCCACGCTCAAGCTCTATGAGGAACTGCTGGAGGCAGTCGAGGGCGAGGACGTGATGCTGGAAGAATATGCCCGCGAACATATCTACATGGAGACGATGCACTTGGGCGAAGTGGACAAGATGCTCCGCAAGCCGGGGGACATCAGCCGGTTCTCCAAGTCCTGA
- a CDS encoding alpha/beta fold hydrolase produces the protein MPIADTGRLKIYYETHGRGDPVLMIMGLGATRHWWYKQVEALSRDFQVTVFDNRGVGETERPKAAWTLGDMALDTAALMDHLGIDSAHIVGASMGGMISQHFALEHPERVRKLVLACTTPAIGFKPPDPAASSLLTPRPGIGREQAARDSLKIMFVPEFIEQGGEEISRVMDISLKWMAPARSLMNQIAAVMQHDTRHRLKDVFHPTMVITGAADILIPPEHSDLLAELIPGARLVKIPNAGHGFFIEAAPEANQHLLEFLRD, from the coding sequence ATGCCAATCGCCGACACCGGACGCCTCAAGATCTATTACGAAACCCACGGCCGGGGAGACCCTGTTCTCATGATCATGGGGCTGGGGGCCACCCGGCACTGGTGGTACAAGCAGGTGGAAGCGCTCTCCCGTGATTTCCAGGTCACTGTTTTCGATAACCGGGGAGTCGGGGAAACCGAGCGGCCCAAGGCGGCCTGGACACTTGGCGACATGGCCCTGGACACAGCTGCCCTCATGGATCACCTCGGCATCGACAGCGCGCATATTGTCGGCGCGTCGATGGGCGGGATGATCTCACAGCATTTCGCTCTGGAACATCCCGAACGGGTGCGAAAACTGGTGCTGGCCTGCACGACGCCCGCCATCGGTTTCAAGCCGCCGGACCCGGCGGCCAGCTCGCTCCTTACGCCCCGTCCCGGCATCGGCCGGGAACAGGCCGCCAGGGATTCCCTCAAGATCATGTTCGTTCCCGAGTTCATCGAGCAGGGTGGCGAGGAGATCAGCCGGGTCATGGACATCTCGCTCAAATGGATGGCCCCGGCCCGCTCTCTGATGAACCAGATCGCCGCCGTGATGCAGCACGACACCCGCCACCGGCTGAAGGATGTTTTCCACCCGACAATGGTCATCACAGGCGCGGCGGACATCCTCATTCCGCCGGAGCATTCTGACCTGCTGGCGGAGCTCATCCCCGGCGCCCGTCTGGTCAAGATCCCCAACGCCGGACACGGGTTCTTCATCGAGGCCGCCCCCGAGGCCAACCAGCACCTGCTGGAGTTTTTGCGCGACTAA
- a CDS encoding AarF/ABC1/UbiB kinase family protein has protein sequence MKKFFYSAIRLVTIYLLVVKYAFVFAWWTLKRFLPGGKKDEFNQNALTRFAWCFRRMLEDLGATFIKMGQIMSTRPDIFPPFFIDELKHLQDNVPPFDPRLIPHEFEFAFGKQPREIFAEFNETPIASASVAQVHEARLKTGERVAVKIRRPGVQQKVEYDLAVMRIFAKSISFIPSVEVTSPVETVEEFGNAIKGQLDLRNEANNNRRFRKNFEGNQFVGFPRLYEDYCAENILVMEFVTGYHIDDVGQTDCDPQWLARHGLRAIFQMIYKDGFVHADLHPGNFLFNNGNHVTYLDVGMVGELSDRDRENFIESFMAMADNNGPKVAECLMNFAPSHRIRDYDEYVKDVSTHVNEFFGKPLNEIEISIAVAKMVNILRKHRVRVNAAYTVVNVGLLVAEGVGRKLYPQINLNEELYPFLNELFQEMMKRRLAQMKVQAEQAAKQRAAGSAASA, from the coding sequence GTGAAAAAATTCTTCTACTCGGCCATCCGGCTCGTCACCATCTATCTCCTGGTCGTCAAGTATGCGTTCGTTTTTGCATGGTGGACCCTCAAGCGTTTCCTGCCGGGTGGCAAGAAGGACGAGTTCAACCAGAACGCACTGACGCGCTTTGCCTGGTGCTTCCGCCGGATGCTGGAAGACCTGGGGGCGACCTTCATCAAGATGGGCCAGATCATGTCCACGCGGCCCGACATATTCCCACCCTTTTTCATTGACGAGCTGAAACACCTCCAGGATAACGTCCCGCCGTTCGATCCACGGCTCATTCCCCACGAATTTGAGTTCGCCTTCGGCAAGCAGCCACGGGAGATTTTCGCCGAGTTCAATGAGACACCCATCGCCTCGGCCTCGGTGGCCCAGGTCCATGAAGCCCGCCTCAAGACCGGCGAACGGGTCGCCGTGAAAATCCGGCGGCCCGGTGTCCAGCAGAAGGTGGAGTACGACCTTGCCGTCATGCGGATCTTCGCCAAGTCCATCTCGTTTATTCCGTCAGTGGAAGTCACCTCGCCGGTCGAGACCGTCGAGGAGTTCGGAAATGCCATCAAGGGTCAGCTCGACCTGCGAAACGAGGCCAACAACAACCGCCGGTTCCGCAAGAACTTCGAGGGGAACCAGTTTGTCGGTTTTCCCAGGCTCTATGAAGACTATTGCGCCGAGAACATCCTGGTGATGGAGTTCGTGACGGGCTACCACATTGACGATGTGGGCCAGACTGACTGCGATCCACAATGGCTGGCGCGCCACGGCCTGCGGGCGATTTTCCAGATGATCTACAAGGACGGTTTCGTCCATGCGGACCTGCACCCGGGGAACTTCCTGTTCAACAACGGCAACCACGTCACCTATCTCGATGTCGGCATGGTGGGGGAGCTTTCCGACAGGGACCGGGAAAACTTCATCGAATCGTTCATGGCGATGGCCGACAACAATGGACCCAAGGTTGCCGAGTGCCTGATGAACTTTGCCCCTTCACACCGGATCAGGGACTACGACGAATACGTGAAGGACGTTTCGACCCACGTCAACGAGTTTTTCGGCAAGCCCCTGAACGAGATCGAGATTTCCATTGCTGTCGCCAAGATGGTGAACATCCTGCGAAAGCACCGGGTACGGGTGAATGCCGCCTATACGGTCGTGAATGTGGGGCTGCTCGTTGCCGAGGGCGTCGGCCGCAAGCTCTATCCGCAGATCAACCTGAACGAGGAGCTGTACCCGTTCCTGAACGAACTCTTCCAGGAGATGATGAAACGGCGCCTTGCGCAGATGAAGGTCCAGGCCGAGCAGGCGGCCAAACAGCGTGCAGCAGGTTCTGCTGCCAGCGCGTAG
- a CDS encoding HAD family phosphatase yields MLQGHCHPRPAWANLPSRLMAEPFIQAVLFDFDGVMVDSEPLHLRLFQRVLAGDGIDLTRELYYARYLHLDDEGLFRAVYEDTGRPVSEKHLHELVQRKEDIFMEEALHGEGQVRMFPGVADLVRDLHHEGVPVAVASGALASEINPILEHFGLRGCFTAVIGARECGRHKPHPEPYERAFGAMVTERTGTGPVPVITRALAIEDSAGGLQSARAAGCRVMAVTNTYPAERLRPLADVVVDRLPVTFGELDRIARGDAST; encoded by the coding sequence ATGCTACAGGGCCATTGCCACCCCCGGCCGGCATGGGCCAACCTGCCCTCGCGTCTCATGGCAGAACCTTTCATCCAGGCCGTGCTGTTCGATTTCGATGGCGTCATGGTCGATTCCGAACCCCTGCACCTCCGGCTGTTCCAGCGGGTGCTGGCCGGCGATGGCATCGACCTGACCCGGGAACTTTACTACGCCCGTTATCTCCATCTGGATGATGAAGGGCTGTTCCGGGCCGTTTACGAGGACACGGGCAGGCCGGTCAGCGAAAAGCACCTGCATGAACTGGTTCAGCGCAAGGAAGATATCTTCATGGAAGAAGCGCTGCATGGCGAGGGACAGGTGCGGATGTTCCCCGGAGTCGCCGATCTGGTGCGTGATCTCCACCACGAGGGCGTTCCGGTCGCGGTGGCATCGGGCGCGCTTGCCAGCGAGATCAATCCGATTCTCGAACATTTTGGCCTGCGTGGCTGCTTTACCGCCGTCATCGGTGCACGCGAATGCGGGCGTCACAAGCCACATCCCGAGCCGTACGAACGGGCATTCGGGGCCATGGTGACAGAGCGGACGGGCACAGGTCCGGTTCCCGTGATTACCCGAGCCCTCGCCATCGAGGACTCAGCGGGAGGCCTCCAGTCAGCCCGTGCCGCCGGATGCCGGGTAATGGCAGTCACCAATACCTACCCGGCGGAAAGGCTCCGGCCCCTGGCCGATGTGGTCGTTGATCGCCTGCCAGTGACCTTCGGCGAACTTGACCGGATCGCCCGGGGTGATGCCAGTACATGA
- the murJ gene encoding murein biosynthesis integral membrane protein MurJ has protein sequence MPPLDDSTEGSPSRAPGQLAEAGPITLAVLASRVLGVLRETIFAVLFGASWVADAYVIAFRIPNLLRDMFAEGALSAAFVPSFTERQTKEGRESAQRLFSLTLGAALTLTGILTVLAIIFAGTVVDLIAPGFAASAEKHELATSLTRVMMPFLPLISATALVMGVLNSNRRFFVPAAAPALFNVVSIVAGAAIYLVTSEPVAAAWAWSVAVILAGLAQIAVQIPALGKTGYRLRLVLRGAWEDPGLRRIAQLMGPAVLGLAIVQINIFVNSVFASLLGDGPLSHLNYAFRVYYLPIGLFGVALGTVATTASAEAAARGDLDALKTNTSRALRNVFLLTLPSVTGLIALSMPTVRLLFEYGRFTPADTTDTALVLSAYVTGLTFASVTKVLAPVFYALDRPRFPVAASITAVIVNIAFNWATYRTLGAPGLALGTALGSLAGAAVQLTAAGRLLPGFGMGSLAVSFLRLLLAAALTGGAAWGLWQMLEANLGTMLASVAGRIPARLLVTFLPIGAAVAIYALLLRLVKAPEADELFELLGKVRRKVMGRTGP, from the coding sequence GTGCCGCCACTGGACGACTCCACGGAAGGTTCCCCCAGCCGCGCCCCCGGCCAGCTCGCCGAGGCGGGCCCCATCACGCTCGCCGTCCTTGCCTCTCGGGTTCTGGGGGTCTTGCGGGAGACGATATTCGCCGTATTGTTTGGGGCCTCCTGGGTGGCCGATGCCTATGTCATCGCATTCCGCATCCCGAATCTTCTGCGCGACATGTTCGCCGAGGGAGCACTGTCGGCGGCCTTCGTCCCCTCGTTCACCGAACGGCAGACAAAAGAAGGCCGCGAGAGCGCCCAGCGGCTTTTTTCGCTCACTCTGGGTGCAGCACTTACCCTGACCGGAATCCTGACCGTCCTTGCCATCATCTTCGCCGGGACCGTCGTTGACCTGATCGCGCCGGGATTCGCCGCCTCGGCGGAAAAACACGAACTGGCCACATCGCTCACCCGCGTGATGATGCCTTTCCTGCCGCTCATCTCGGCAACGGCCCTCGTGATGGGCGTCCTGAACTCGAACCGCCGGTTCTTCGTTCCGGCGGCTGCCCCGGCACTGTTCAATGTCGTCTCGATCGTGGCGGGCGCGGCGATCTATCTGGTTACAAGCGAACCGGTGGCCGCCGCCTGGGCATGGTCGGTGGCGGTGATTCTCGCCGGCCTGGCGCAGATCGCCGTGCAGATCCCGGCGCTCGGAAAAACCGGCTACCGCCTCCGGCTGGTACTCCGGGGCGCATGGGAAGACCCCGGTCTCCGGCGGATCGCCCAGCTCATGGGCCCGGCCGTCCTTGGGCTCGCCATCGTCCAGATCAACATATTCGTCAATTCTGTCTTCGCGTCCCTGCTGGGCGACGGGCCGCTCTCCCACCTCAACTACGCTTTCAGGGTCTACTACCTTCCCATCGGCCTGTTCGGCGTCGCGCTCGGCACCGTGGCCACGACTGCCTCGGCCGAGGCCGCCGCCCGAGGTGATCTCGACGCCCTCAAGACGAATACTTCCCGTGCGCTCCGGAACGTCTTTCTGCTCACGCTCCCGTCGGTGACGGGGCTCATCGCCCTCTCGATGCCCACCGTAAGGCTTCTGTTTGAGTACGGCCGCTTCACACCGGCGGATACGACTGACACTGCACTGGTACTGTCGGCCTACGTAACGGGCCTGACGTTCGCCTCAGTCACGAAAGTCCTGGCACCGGTATTCTACGCGCTGGACCGGCCCCGGTTTCCGGTGGCGGCGTCCATCACGGCCGTCATCGTCAACATCGCCTTCAACTGGGCGACCTACCGGACTCTCGGCGCTCCGGGCCTTGCTCTCGGCACGGCGCTGGGATCGCTTGCCGGGGCCGCGGTGCAGCTCACCGCCGCAGGGCGGCTCCTGCCCGGCTTCGGCATGGGGAGCCTTGCGGTTTCTTTCCTCCGGCTGCTGCTGGCCGCCGCCCTCACCGGCGGGGCCGCCTGGGGCCTCTGGCAAATGCTGGAAGCAAATCTCGGGACCATGCTCGCTTCCGTCGCTGGCCGGATACCGGCCCGGCTCCTCGTCACCTTTCTGCCCATCGGTGCCGCTGTCGCCATCTATGCTCTGCTCCTGAGACTCGTCAAAGCCCCTGAAGCGGACGAACTGTTCGAACTGCTGGGGAAAGTGCGGCGAAAAGTGATGGGCAGAACCGGACCATGA
- the ndk gene encoding nucleoside-diphosphate kinase: MAIEQTLSIIKPDAVQKNSIGGIISKFEEKGLRVVAAQMKHLSKEEAEGFYAVHKARPFFPDLIRFMTEGPVLLMVLEGENAIARNREIMGATNPEKADAGTLRKLFGTNIERNAVHGSDAPDTAKFEIGWFFPQRQVYAGRK, translated from the coding sequence ATGGCCATTGAACAGACCCTGAGCATCATCAAGCCCGACGCCGTGCAGAAGAACTCGATCGGCGGCATCATCTCGAAGTTCGAGGAGAAGGGCCTCCGCGTCGTGGCGGCCCAGATGAAACACCTCTCGAAGGAGGAAGCCGAGGGGTTCTACGCTGTCCACAAGGCGCGCCCGTTCTTCCCGGACCTCATCAGGTTCATGACCGAGGGGCCGGTGCTCCTCATGGTGCTGGAAGGCGAGAACGCCATCGCCCGGAACCGGGAGATCATGGGCGCCACCAACCCCGAGAAGGCCGACGCGGGCACGCTCCGCAAGCTCTTTGGCACGAACATCGAGCGGAACGCCGTCCACGGCTCCGACGCCCCCGACACGGCGAAGTTCGAGATCGGCTGGTTCTTCCCCCAGCGGCAGGTGTACGCGGGACGCAAGTAA
- a CDS encoding SDR family NAD(P)-dependent oxidoreductase — translation MLDTFPADFHAFVTGTSGAIGGELVRSLRRRYPQAKLTLVDRDGAASEKLAGELGGQSLIIPHDLTNISGLPEVMEQAVSVNGPVALLVNCAGIMDVRSLEGTPWDAGERVLVVDYLAPMRLMSLCAAPMAASRRGAIVNISSMAGRVRLKGCAYYGSAKAGLAMASEVAREELKPKNVHVLTVYPGPVYSALERGARQQYGGGRLAKAMPTGDPAELAKLILDGVEKRKTRVVYPPVYGVGYALGDLAANFTLSVGPKPEE, via the coding sequence ATGCTCGACACTTTCCCCGCTGATTTTCATGCGTTTGTTACCGGAACATCCGGAGCGATTGGCGGCGAACTGGTAAGGTCGCTCCGCCGCCGGTACCCGCAGGCGAAACTGACACTGGTAGACAGGGATGGCGCAGCATCAGAAAAACTGGCCGGAGAACTCGGCGGCCAGTCGCTCATTATCCCTCACGACCTGACCAACATATCGGGATTGCCGGAGGTGATGGAGCAGGCGGTATCGGTGAATGGCCCGGTAGCGTTGCTCGTCAATTGCGCGGGTATCATGGACGTCCGCTCGCTCGAAGGGACGCCCTGGGATGCGGGCGAGCGGGTTCTTGTTGTTGATTATCTCGCTCCCATGCGGCTCATGAGCCTGTGCGCTGCACCGATGGCGGCGTCCCGCCGGGGTGCCATTGTGAATATCAGCAGCATGGCGGGCCGGGTACGTCTCAAGGGCTGCGCTTATTATGGATCTGCCAAGGCGGGACTGGCGATGGCTTCCGAGGTGGCCCGCGAGGAACTCAAGCCGAAGAATGTGCATGTGCTCACGGTCTATCCGGGACCGGTCTACTCGGCTCTGGAGCGGGGCGCCCGGCAGCAGTACGGCGGAGGGCGGCTGGCAAAGGCTATGCCGACAGGGGATCCCGCCGAACTGGCGAAACTCATTCTCGATGGTGTCGAAAAGCGAAAGACCCGTGTTGTCTACCCGCCGGTTTATGGAGTGGGTTATGCGCTGGGCGATCTGGCCGCAAATTTCACGCTGAGCGTGGGGCCGAAACCGGAGGAATAA
- a CDS encoding DUF721 domain-containing protein, protein MPPKRHKPVRRADELLGETLGVTGHSARSADIELRRAWPLVVGGPFARNVRPAFSQGEILFLDARTDAWAEEARNLSGMILEHLHERGFARFREVRVRTRRWADSTPGGNGSPRVNRLPAPPPGALPPDVEARLAEVADSELRDAVRAFVYRHQQARKPG, encoded by the coding sequence ATGCCTCCCAAACGGCACAAACCGGTGCGCCGGGCTGACGAGCTTCTGGGCGAAACGCTCGGCGTGACGGGCCATTCCGCCCGGTCGGCCGATATCGAGCTGCGCCGCGCCTGGCCACTGGTCGTCGGTGGCCCTTTTGCCCGGAATGTCCGTCCGGCCTTCAGCCAGGGCGAAATCCTCTTTCTGGACGCCCGCACGGATGCCTGGGCCGAGGAGGCCCGGAACCTGAGCGGAATGATCCTTGAGCACCTCCATGAGCGCGGATTCGCCCGGTTCCGCGAGGTCCGTGTCCGCACCCGCCGGTGGGCGGACAGCACTCCCGGCGGCAACGGCTCGCCACGGGTGAACCGCCTGCCCGCCCCGCCACCGGGCGCACTCCCTCCTGACGTTGAAGCCCGGCTGGCGGAAGTCGCTGATAGCGAGCTTCGCGACGCCGTTCGGGCGTTTGTCTACCGTCACCAGCAGGCCCGAAAACCAGGCTGA